In a genomic window of Venatoribacter cucullus:
- a CDS encoding prepilin peptidase — protein sequence MSTLAFIGNEPWLAVLSLVVLGLLIGSFLNVVILRFPIMLFRGWKRDCEEMVSTLPDHPALANMDKPFNLLKPDSHCPKCHAPVRAWQNIPVISWLLLRGKCASCGTRIGWRYPAVELATALFSAVLLLVFPWGWQLAAMLVFTWLLISMAVIDIDHQILPDTMTLGLMWLGLAINTQGLFTDLTSAVWGAIGGYGLLWSVFWLFKLATGKEGMGYGDFKLLAALGAWLGVQSLPLIILLSSVVGAVVGIAGILLQGRDKNVPIPFGPYLAAAGWIAALWGNDITRWYVGHF from the coding sequence ATGTCCACCCTCGCATTTATCGGCAACGAACCCTGGCTGGCCGTACTCAGCCTGGTGGTACTGGGCCTGCTGATCGGCAGCTTTCTGAATGTGGTGATTCTGCGCTTTCCCATCATGCTGTTCCGGGGCTGGAAGCGCGATTGTGAAGAGATGGTCAGCACCTTGCCCGACCATCCGGCGCTGGCCAACATGGACAAGCCGTTTAACCTGCTGAAACCCGATTCCCATTGCCCGAAATGCCACGCGCCGGTACGAGCCTGGCAGAATATTCCGGTCATCAGCTGGTTGCTGTTGCGCGGTAAATGTGCCAGCTGCGGCACCCGCATTGGCTGGCGTTACCCGGCGGTCGAACTGGCCACCGCGCTGTTCAGTGCGGTATTGCTGCTGGTCTTTCCCTGGGGCTGGCAACTGGCCGCCATGCTGGTATTTACCTGGCTGTTGATCAGCATGGCCGTGATTGATATCGACCACCAGATTCTGCCCGACACCATGACGCTGGGCCTGATGTGGCTGGGGCTGGCCATTAACACGCAGGGCCTGTTTACCGATTTAACCAGCGCCGTCTGGGGTGCCATTGGGGGTTACGGTTTACTGTGGTCGGTGTTCTGGTTATTCAAACTGGCCACCGGCAAAGAAGGCATGGGCTACGGTGACTTTAAACTGCTGGCCGCGCTGGGCGCCTGGCTGGGTGTACAAAGCCTGCCCCTGATTATTCTGCTGTCGTCCGTCGTGGGTGCGGTGGTGGGAATTGCCGGCATTCTGCTGCAGGGCCGCGATAAAAACGTCCCCATTCCCTTTGGTCCGTATCTGGCCGCCGCCGGCTGGATTGCGGCACTGTGGGGCAACGACATTACCCGCTGGTACGTCGGACACTTCTGA
- a CDS encoding transglutaminase-like cysteine peptidase, with amino-acid sequence MCRRVFLLFVLLLAGLLLVTRAGADARRAVPEALLEQAGQDFDAAAVARLQRWQDLLANLAGAPEAEQLAAVNAFFNREVPFISDLKHWQQDDYWATPYDILTTAGADCEDYVIAKYYSLRQLGVDTAKLRITYVKAVRLNEAHMVLTYFPTPDAVPLVLDNLINIIAPASKRPDLVPVYSFNAEGMWLERLKGQGILMGNPNKLDLWTDLRVRMQAQGMDL; translated from the coding sequence ATGTGCCGCCGTGTTTTCCTGCTGTTTGTCCTGTTACTGGCAGGCCTGCTGCTGGTTACCCGTGCCGGTGCCGATGCCCGCCGGGCAGTACCGGAAGCCTTGCTGGAACAGGCCGGACAGGATTTCGATGCGGCCGCCGTGGCGCGACTGCAACGCTGGCAGGATTTACTGGCCAATCTGGCCGGCGCGCCGGAGGCTGAACAGCTGGCTGCCGTGAATGCGTTTTTTAACCGCGAAGTTCCGTTTATCAGCGATCTGAAACATTGGCAGCAGGACGATTACTGGGCCACGCCCTACGACATTCTGACCACCGCCGGTGCCGACTGCGAAGACTATGTGATCGCCAAATACTACTCGTTGCGCCAACTGGGTGTGGATACCGCCAAACTGCGGATTACCTATGTGAAAGCGGTTCGCCTGAACGAAGCGCACATGGTATTAACCTACTTTCCCACGCCGGATGCGGTGCCGCTGGTGCTGGATAACCTGATCAATATTATTGCTCCGGCCAGCAAGCGTCCGGACCTGGTGCCGGTGTACAGTTTTAATGCCGAAGGCATGTGGCTGGAGCGCCTGAAAGGGCAGGGCATTCTGATGGGCAACCCGAACAAGCTCGACCTCTGGACTGACCTGCGCGTGCGCATGCAGGCCCAGGGCATGGATTTATAG
- a CDS encoding DUF3426 domain-containing protein: protein MAVHVTRCPHCQTSFRVRDEHLSAARGMVRCGSCLQVFKAAEHFIDGDAAPAAAKTLVKAPATAAQPARQPAPPKPAAVKPPAPADDDDDFGLIHDNMDDEPLPEKMADDPFVDFNLRTPEKQPRPAPRFELELDESITSLRNASSTTLDFVDPEKAGKGQDDDEAWADALLQDDPQDDIAPPPKRPVLNEAEFNFDLPPPEEDDFRGFLDDDEDEAGLAATKRPSKNTGKNTSFALNGDDELTQQAREIAIPVRNVPRLQAEPLQFQEPTANHRRLPWGWLSGIVLMLIIAAAQTLYFRFDDWARTPQWRPFYSQLCAQLNCTLPKVQNVREMNTQHLVVRAHPKLQKALMVDTLLLNRADYEQPFPDLLLVFSDLNDRVVASRRFTPAQYLSGELAGQQDMPVRTPVHIALELVDPGPEAVSYAIDLLGNQ from the coding sequence ATGGCCGTACACGTTACCCGCTGCCCCCATTGTCAGACCAGCTTTCGCGTCCGCGACGAGCATCTGAGTGCTGCCCGCGGCATGGTGCGGTGCGGCTCCTGCCTGCAGGTATTCAAAGCGGCTGAGCACTTTATTGATGGCGACGCAGCACCAGCCGCCGCCAAAACACTGGTAAAAGCACCCGCGACAGCCGCGCAGCCGGCCAGACAACCGGCACCGCCAAAACCTGCCGCGGTAAAACCGCCCGCCCCTGCCGACGATGACGACGATTTCGGTCTGATTCACGACAATATGGACGACGAGCCACTACCGGAAAAAATGGCCGATGATCCCTTTGTCGATTTCAATCTGCGCACGCCGGAAAAACAACCGCGGCCGGCCCCGCGCTTTGAACTGGAACTGGATGAATCCATTACCAGCCTGCGCAATGCCAGCAGCACCACCCTGGATTTCGTTGACCCAGAAAAGGCCGGCAAAGGACAGGATGACGACGAAGCCTGGGCCGATGCCCTGCTGCAGGACGACCCGCAGGATGATATTGCCCCGCCACCCAAGCGCCCGGTGCTGAACGAAGCCGAATTTAACTTTGATCTGCCACCGCCGGAAGAAGATGATTTCCGTGGTTTCCTCGATGACGACGAAGACGAAGCCGGGCTTGCGGCGACCAAACGCCCCTCAAAAAACACCGGTAAAAACACCAGTTTTGCCCTGAATGGCGATGACGAGCTGACACAACAAGCCCGGGAAATTGCCATTCCGGTGCGCAATGTCCCCCGCCTGCAGGCTGAACCGCTGCAGTTTCAGGAACCCACGGCCAATCACCGCCGGCTGCCCTGGGGCTGGCTCAGCGGCATTGTACTGATGCTGATCATTGCCGCCGCCCAGACCCTGTATTTCCGCTTTGACGACTGGGCGCGCACGCCCCAATGGCGGCCGTTCTACAGCCAGCTGTGCGCGCAACTGAACTGCACCCTGCCCAAAGTGCAGAACGTCCGCGAAATGAATACCCAGCACCTGGTCGTGCGTGCCCACCCGAAGCTGCAGAAAGCCCTGATGGTAGATACCCTGCTGCTGAACCGCGCCGATTACGAACAGCCCTTCCCGGATCTGCTGCTGGTATTCAGCGACCTGAACGACCGCGTGGTCGCCAGCCGCCGCTTTACCCCGGCGCAGTACCTGTCGGGTGAACTGGCCGGCCAGCAGGACATGCCGGTACGCACCCCGGTGCACATTGCCCTGGAACTGGTCGACCCGGGCCCGGAAGCGGTTAGCTACGCCATCGATTTGCTGGGGAATCAGTAG
- a CDS encoding GGDEF domain-containing response regulator, which translates to MSETEMLSAAERLKQHFSSRVLNQVRQVIDLWRQLPGSQWSAERMTDFRTGCEKLQKFAQRFEAARHEQLARALLQILHSIQPGRSPDSAQLEQLNKLIIDLSKTALRHTDDKATGVPIPEKKPVYVALSHQDQAALMAEQMQYFGLRPELQISATEFQQALQRRHPSVLVIDHDFGGPQQGVALVQQLQQSRENPLPVLFTYSGNERPALAEQLQMMRCGGVGIYNETDVHSLIGQLESLLDVIPESPYKVLVIDDSRAQSQHTSNVLNKAGMLTEVINDPLTVLDVLSGFTPDLILMDMYMPGCNGMELAKVIRQQRQYLNLPIIYLSGEEDRERQLAAMAEGGDDFLTKPVESNHLLTTVRNRIVRARQLHQLIARDSLTGLLNHTHLLGALQEAMRRNTDRPLTFVMVDIDHFKQVNDTHGHPVGDLVIRNLSLFLRQRLRKSDPIGRYGGEEFAVILPDADEAQAISIMDDIRAGFANLLHDGKSLRVSFSCGVAQWQGESLSELVSSADQALYQAKHQGRNQVVGASSLPSH; encoded by the coding sequence ATGTCTGAGACCGAAATGCTCAGTGCTGCCGAGCGTCTGAAACAGCACTTTTCTTCCCGGGTACTGAATCAGGTCCGGCAGGTAATTGACTTGTGGCGCCAGCTGCCTGGCAGCCAATGGTCGGCCGAGCGCATGACCGATTTCCGCACCGGTTGTGAAAAATTACAGAAATTTGCCCAGCGTTTTGAAGCCGCCCGTCACGAACAACTGGCCCGCGCCCTGTTACAGATTCTGCACAGCATTCAGCCTGGCCGCAGCCCCGACAGCGCCCAGCTGGAGCAGCTGAACAAGCTGATTATTGACCTTAGTAAAACCGCCCTGCGTCACACCGATGACAAAGCCACCGGCGTACCGATTCCGGAAAAGAAACCCGTGTATGTGGCCCTCAGCCATCAGGACCAGGCCGCATTAATGGCCGAGCAGATGCAGTATTTCGGCTTACGTCCGGAACTGCAGATCTCGGCCACTGAATTTCAGCAGGCCCTGCAGCGCCGCCACCCTTCGGTGCTGGTAATTGACCATGATTTCGGCGGCCCCCAACAAGGTGTCGCGCTGGTGCAGCAGCTGCAACAAAGCCGCGAAAATCCGTTACCGGTACTCTTCACTTACAGCGGTAACGAACGGCCGGCACTGGCCGAACAGTTGCAGATGATGCGTTGCGGCGGCGTGGGTATTTATAACGAAACCGACGTCCACAGCCTGATTGGTCAGCTGGAATCCCTGCTCGACGTTATTCCTGAGTCCCCCTACAAAGTACTGGTTATTGACGATTCCCGCGCCCAGTCACAACACACCAGCAATGTGCTGAACAAGGCCGGTATGCTCACCGAGGTGATCAACGACCCACTCACCGTACTGGATGTGCTCAGTGGCTTTACCCCGGACCTGATTCTGATGGATATGTACATGCCGGGCTGCAACGGCATGGAACTGGCCAAGGTGATCCGTCAGCAACGTCAGTACCTGAACCTGCCTATTATCTATTTATCCGGTGAGGAAGACCGCGAACGTCAGCTGGCCGCCATGGCTGAAGGCGGTGACGATTTCCTGACCAAGCCGGTGGAAAGCAATCACTTGCTCACCACCGTGCGCAACCGCATTGTCCGCGCCCGCCAGCTGCACCAGCTGATTGCCCGCGACAGCCTCACCGGCCTGCTCAATCACACCCACCTGTTGGGGGCCTTGCAGGAAGCCATGCGCCGTAATACCGACCGGCCGCTGACCTTTGTGATGGTGGACATCGACCACTTCAAACAGGTGAACGATACCCATGGTCACCCGGTCGGTGACCTGGTAATCCGCAACCTGTCGCTGTTTTTACGCCAGCGCCTGCGCAAATCGGACCCCATCGGCCGTTACGGCGGTGAAGAATTTGCCGTGATCCTGCCCGACGCTGACGAAGCTCAGGCCATCAGCATCATGGACGATATCCGCGCCGGCTTTGCCAACCTGCTGCACGATGGCAAAAGCCTGCGCGTCAGCTTTTCCTGTGGCGTAGCGCAATGGCAGGGCGAAAGCCTGAGCGAACTGGTCTCGTCCGCTGATCAGGCGCTGTATCAGGCCAAGCATCAGGGCCGCAATCAGGTCGTCGGCGCCAGCAGCCTGCCCAGCCACTAA
- a CDS encoding type II secretion system F family protein: MAKQIKNSSFTWEGTNRRGQTIKGEMSGQNAAIVKAQLRKQGVNPLKVRKAAQPLFGIGGPKKKKIQSSDITFFTRQMATMIKAGVPLVQSFDIVADGMDNVSMKELVYTIRDSVSAGNDFASALKQHPEYFDDLTCNLVESGEQAGALESMLDKVAVYKEKTESLKKKIKKALMYPAVTLAIAFIVTIILLVKVVPTFQEMFNNFGAELPAPTQFVVYLSVLAQTYWLHAFGILAVIGVGFTQGLKRSPAFRDAFEKFTLQVPVFGDLIRKAAVARYARVLSTTFAAGVPLVEALESVSGAVGNVVYREAVLKIRDEVSSGQQMHFAMKSTGVFPNMVVQMTSIGEESGALDAMLDKAATYFEEDVDATVDGMTAMLEPMVMAFLGIVIGGLIIAMYLPIFQMGDVV, from the coding sequence ATGGCCAAACAAATTAAAAACAGCAGCTTCACCTGGGAAGGCACCAACCGCCGCGGGCAGACCATTAAGGGCGAAATGTCGGGCCAGAACGCCGCTATCGTGAAAGCCCAGCTGCGCAAACAGGGTGTAAACCCGCTGAAAGTGCGCAAAGCCGCGCAGCCGCTGTTTGGCATTGGTGGGCCGAAGAAAAAGAAAATTCAGTCATCAGACATCACCTTTTTTACCCGCCAGATGGCCACCATGATCAAAGCCGGTGTGCCGCTGGTGCAGTCGTTCGACATCGTTGCCGATGGCATGGACAACGTCTCGATGAAAGAGCTGGTGTACACCATCCGTGACAGCGTCTCGGCGGGTAACGATTTTGCTTCGGCTCTGAAACAGCACCCGGAATACTTTGATGATTTAACCTGCAACCTGGTGGAATCCGGTGAACAGGCCGGTGCGCTGGAGTCCATGCTGGACAAAGTAGCGGTGTATAAAGAAAAAACCGAATCGCTGAAAAAGAAAATTAAAAAAGCCCTGATGTACCCGGCCGTTACGCTGGCCATCGCTTTTATTGTGACCATTATCCTGCTGGTGAAAGTGGTGCCGACCTTCCAGGAAATGTTCAATAACTTTGGTGCTGAACTGCCGGCGCCTACGCAGTTTGTGGTGTATCTGTCCGTGCTGGCACAAACCTACTGGTTGCACGCCTTCGGTATTCTGGCCGTTATCGGTGTGGGCTTTACCCAGGGCCTGAAACGCTCGCCGGCATTCCGTGATGCTTTTGAAAAATTCACCCTGCAGGTACCGGTGTTCGGTGACTTAATCCGCAAAGCGGCAGTAGCCCGTTATGCCCGCGTACTCTCGACCACCTTTGCTGCCGGTGTGCCCCTGGTAGAAGCGCTGGAGTCGGTATCCGGTGCTGTGGGCAACGTGGTGTACCGTGAAGCGGTGCTGAAAATCCGTGATGAAGTCTCGTCCGGCCAGCAGATGCACTTTGCCATGAAATCCACCGGGGTGTTCCCCAACATGGTGGTGCAGATGACCAGTATTGGTGAAGAATCAGGTGCTCTGGATGCCATGCTAGATAAAGCCGCCACCTACTTTGAAGAAGACGTCGATGCCACGGTAGACGGCATGACCGCCATGCTGGAACCCATGGTAATGGCGTTCCTGGGTATTGTTATTGGTGGCCTGATCATCGCCATGTACCTGCCCATCTTCCAGATGGGGGACGTGGTGTAA
- the aroQ gene encoding type II 3-dehydroquinate dehydratase: MAGILVLQGPNLNLLGTREPHIYGSTTLADIEQRLQAQAAAAGFTLEQFQSNAEHELLNRIHAARTDGTAFIIINPAAFTHTSVALRDALAGVAIPFIEVHISNVHAREAFRQHSYLSDIAIGVIAGLGVQGYELALQAAVKRLQEQA; this comes from the coding sequence ATGGCAGGCATTTTGGTTTTACAGGGGCCGAACCTGAATCTGCTCGGCACCCGCGAGCCGCATATTTACGGCAGCACCACGCTGGCCGATATTGAACAACGGCTGCAGGCACAAGCGGCGGCGGCGGGCTTCACGCTGGAACAATTCCAGAGTAACGCCGAACACGAGCTGCTGAACCGTATTCATGCCGCCCGTACCGATGGCACCGCCTTTATCATTATTAACCCGGCCGCCTTTACCCACACCAGCGTGGCGCTGCGCGATGCCCTGGCCGGCGTCGCCATTCCCTTTATCGAAGTGCATATTTCCAACGTGCATGCCCGTGAAGCCTTCCGCCAGCATTCGTACCTGTCGGATATTGCCATCGGCGTTATCGCCGGGCTGGGCGTACAGGGCTACGAACTGGCGTTACAGGCGGCCGTAAAACGCCTGCAGGAGCAAGCATAA
- the prmA gene encoding 50S ribosomal protein L11 methyltransferase, which yields MSWMQVRFHAGADQVEALENALLAVGALSVTLQDDADQPILEPELGTTPIWDNTQVIGLFEASRNSHELLQEINAAFQAEGGNELPRHKTELVEDKDWVRAWMDDYHPMPFGKRLWVCPSWREPPQPDAVNLLLDPGLAFGTGTHPTTALCLRYLDREVQGNELVVDYGCGSGILGIAALLLGAKHMVGVDIDPQALTATRDNAGRNGIADDRYEIYLPADTPAVQGDITVANILAGPLTELGPHIAGLTRQGGKLALSGLLAEQAEEVSACYSQWFDMAPAQQQDDWVILTGIKR from the coding sequence ATGTCGTGGATGCAAGTCCGGTTTCACGCCGGTGCCGACCAGGTCGAAGCACTGGAAAATGCCTTACTGGCCGTTGGCGCTCTGTCCGTTACCCTGCAGGACGATGCCGACCAGCCCATTCTGGAACCGGAACTGGGTACCACCCCGATCTGGGACAACACCCAGGTTATCGGCCTGTTTGAAGCCAGCCGTAACAGCCACGAGCTGCTGCAGGAAATTAATGCAGCGTTTCAGGCCGAAGGCGGCAACGAGCTACCGCGCCATAAAACCGAACTGGTAGAAGACAAAGACTGGGTACGGGCGTGGATGGATGACTACCACCCCATGCCGTTCGGCAAGCGTTTATGGGTATGCCCCAGCTGGCGGGAACCGCCGCAGCCGGACGCGGTCAATCTGCTGCTCGATCCGGGCCTGGCCTTTGGTACCGGCACCCACCCGACCACGGCGCTGTGTCTGCGCTACCTCGACCGTGAAGTGCAGGGCAACGAACTGGTGGTGGATTACGGTTGTGGCAGTGGTATTTTGGGCATCGCCGCCCTGCTGCTGGGCGCGAAACACATGGTCGGCGTGGACATCGACCCGCAGGCCTTAACCGCCACCCGCGATAACGCCGGCCGCAATGGCATTGCCGACGACCGCTATGAAATTTATTTGCCGGCCGATACGCCGGCGGTACAGGGTGATATTACCGTGGCCAATATTCTGGCCGGCCCGCTGACCGAACTGGGGCCGCATATTGCCGGCCTTACCCGTCAGGGCGGTAAACTGGCGTTGTCCGGCCTGCTGGCCGAGCAGGCTGAAGAAGTGTCGGCCTGCTACAGCCAGTGGTTCGATATGGCCCCGGCTCAGCAACAGGATGACTGGGTTATTCTTACAGGGATTAAACGCTAA
- the yacG gene encoding DNA gyrase inhibitor YacG, translating into MKVNCPTCKKDVEWTPENKYRPFCSERCKLIDLGEWASEGHAIPGRPADEILMSEDWEASQQEPKH; encoded by the coding sequence ATGAAAGTAAACTGCCCAACCTGCAAAAAAGACGTGGAATGGACCCCGGAGAATAAATACCGGCCGTTCTGCAGCGAACGCTGCAAGCTGATTGATTTAGGCGAATGGGCCAGTGAAGGGCATGCCATTCCCGGCCGCCCGGCGGATGAAATTTTAATGTCGGAAGACTGGGAAGCCAGCCAGCAGGAACCGAAGCATTGA
- the coaE gene encoding dephospho-CoA kinase (Dephospho-CoA kinase (CoaE) performs the final step in coenzyme A biosynthesis.) has protein sequence MWVLGLTGGIGSGKSAASDYFAKLGIVVVDADIVAREVVEPGQPAWQAIREHFGPEVLQADGSLNRAWLRQKVFAEPAERQWLEQQTHPRIRASIIRQLQQAQSPYAILSSPLLFESGQAQLTARTLLIDVPEEVQLQRASARDGNDAEQIRRIMAAQLSRQERRTRADDLVDNSGSLEQLYAQLQGLHERYLSLSVEG, from the coding sequence ATGTGGGTGCTGGGTTTAACCGGGGGCATTGGCAGCGGTAAAAGTGCAGCCAGCGACTACTTTGCCAAACTCGGCATTGTGGTGGTGGACGCCGATATCGTCGCCCGCGAAGTCGTCGAACCCGGCCAGCCGGCCTGGCAGGCCATCCGCGAGCATTTTGGCCCAGAGGTACTGCAGGCCGATGGCAGCCTGAACCGTGCCTGGCTGCGCCAGAAAGTGTTTGCCGAACCAGCCGAGCGCCAATGGCTGGAACAACAAACCCACCCACGCATCCGCGCCAGCATTATTCGCCAGCTGCAACAGGCGCAGTCACCCTACGCCATTCTCAGCTCACCCTTGTTGTTTGAATCCGGCCAGGCACAGTTAACGGCCCGCACGCTGCTAATTGATGTGCCGGAAGAAGTACAGTTACAACGCGCCAGCGCCCGCGATGGCAACGACGCCGAACAAATCCGCCGCATTATGGCCGCCCAGCTGAGCCGGCAGGAACGCCGTACCCGCGCTGACGACCTGGTGGATAACAGCGGTAGCCTGGAACAGTTGTATGCGCAGCTGCAGGGGTTGCATGAGAGGTATCTCTCGTTGAGCGTTGAGGGTTAA
- a CDS encoding EAL domain-containing protein yields MTLRQQFSILTGLLVLILLSGSLLLTLNNARSAFEQQLNARAYDAATSLALSMSQTAGDMVQLQRQMDALFDRGFFALIELQATDGSQLQRRADDVVSDVPDWLPRLFALDLLVAEADVTSGWQRLGTLRVLSHSGPAYQDLWTMVRHELQWYGLVLVLSLLLLQWLLRWLLRPLAEVEKQAQAICNRQWPVQRNIPKARELRQMVLAMNQMVKKLRTIFTEQAALTEQLRAETFSDSLSGLLNRRGFDQRLEHILQRRDGHSGVLLLLQLQQLAELNQQQGRQAADDLLHGLGRQLRFWLQGYSAAFAGRRSGSDFALYLPCTGKAQAAVLAEQLYDQLSTTVLSRRQGLVFHLGGVVLQGEQESPAQALSCADAALRQAQHQATGGVKLYDGDNANAELTAGEWRTMLLQVLQNEGLQLLFQPVLAADGKTLQQLEVFSRIEWQGQSFSAGRFWPMVEQHHLAAQFDALIVRNVLRQLQQQVLPAGVRCCVNISPASVLNDAFQRQLQQWLAAAPEAAAQLALELPESSLPGTEAALLRLADVVQPFGVVLGVDQVGTGSMAFAYLQRLPLQYLRIDGSFNRGLAQAGDHRFFVQSMVQIAHSLDLQVLAEGVEQPADVQALQQVGVGGLSGYAFSRPSAQLQDALNWQPA; encoded by the coding sequence ATGACCCTGCGACAGCAATTCTCGATTCTCACCGGCCTTCTGGTTCTTATTCTGCTCAGCGGCAGCCTGTTGCTGACGCTTAACAATGCCCGCAGCGCGTTTGAGCAACAGCTGAACGCCCGCGCCTACGATGCCGCCACCTCGCTGGCGTTATCCATGTCGCAGACGGCCGGCGATATGGTACAGCTGCAGCGCCAGATGGATGCGCTGTTTGATCGTGGTTTCTTTGCCCTGATTGAATTGCAGGCGACCGATGGCAGCCAGTTGCAGCGCCGCGCCGATGACGTGGTGAGCGATGTGCCGGACTGGTTGCCGCGTTTGTTTGCGCTGGATTTATTGGTTGCGGAAGCCGATGTCACCAGCGGCTGGCAACGACTGGGCACGTTGCGGGTGCTGAGCCACAGCGGCCCGGCCTATCAGGATTTATGGACCATGGTACGCCACGAGCTGCAATGGTACGGGCTGGTACTGGTGCTCAGCCTGCTGTTATTGCAATGGTTATTGCGCTGGCTGCTGCGGCCGCTGGCGGAAGTGGAAAAACAGGCACAGGCGATCTGCAACCGCCAATGGCCGGTGCAGCGCAACATTCCCAAAGCGCGGGAATTGCGTCAGATGGTGCTGGCCATGAATCAGATGGTGAAAAAACTGCGCACCATCTTTACCGAGCAAGCGGCCTTAACCGAACAGCTGCGTGCCGAAACCTTCAGCGACAGCCTCAGTGGTTTATTAAACCGGCGCGGCTTTGACCAGCGGCTGGAACATATTCTGCAGCGCCGTGATGGCCACAGTGGCGTGCTGTTATTGCTGCAACTGCAGCAATTGGCCGAGCTGAATCAGCAGCAGGGCCGCCAGGCCGCCGATGATTTATTGCACGGTCTGGGCCGCCAGCTGCGTTTCTGGTTGCAGGGTTACAGCGCCGCCTTTGCCGGTCGCCGCAGTGGCAGTGATTTTGCCCTCTATCTGCCCTGTACCGGCAAAGCCCAGGCTGCGGTGCTGGCCGAGCAACTGTACGACCAGCTCAGCACCACAGTGTTGTCGCGCCGGCAGGGGCTGGTGTTTCATCTGGGCGGCGTGGTGTTGCAGGGTGAACAGGAATCACCGGCGCAGGCCCTCAGCTGTGCCGATGCCGCCTTACGGCAGGCGCAGCATCAGGCCACCGGCGGGGTAAAACTCTACGATGGCGATAACGCAAACGCTGAACTGACGGCCGGGGAATGGCGCACCATGCTGCTGCAGGTGTTGCAGAACGAAGGGCTGCAGCTGCTGTTTCAGCCGGTACTGGCGGCCGATGGCAAAACCCTGCAACAGCTGGAAGTGTTCAGCCGTATTGAGTGGCAGGGGCAATCGTTCAGCGCCGGCCGTTTCTGGCCGATGGTGGAACAGCACCATCTGGCGGCCCAGTTTGATGCCCTGATTGTGCGCAACGTGTTGCGTCAGCTGCAGCAACAGGTTTTACCTGCAGGCGTGCGCTGTTGTGTGAATATTTCGCCGGCATCGGTGCTGAACGATGCCTTCCAACGCCAGCTGCAGCAGTGGCTGGCGGCGGCGCCGGAAGCGGCCGCCCAGCTGGCACTGGAATTACCCGAATCGTCACTGCCCGGCACCGAAGCCGCACTGTTACGGCTGGCGGATGTGGTGCAGCCGTTTGGCGTGGTGCTGGGGGTCGATCAGGTGGGCACCGGCAGTATGGCTTTTGCCTATCTGCAACGCTTACCGCTGCAGTACCTGCGCATTGATGGCAGCTTTAACCGTGGTCTGGCGCAGGCCGGTGACCACCGCTTTTTTGTGCAGTCCATGGTGCAGATTGCCCACAGTCTGGATTTACAGGTGTTGGCCGAAGGGGTAGAACAACCGGCCGATGTGCAGGCGTTGCAGCAGGTGGGCGTGGGCGGTTTAAGCGGTTATGCCTTCAGCCGCCCTTCCGCCCAGCTGCAGGATGCACTGAACTGGCAGCCGGCTTGA
- a CDS encoding copper chaperone PCu(A)C → MRSLALVLATLLSAPLWAEPVEVNGAWVREPIPGRAMSAAFMQLSNPGSADKVLVSARAEWAGNIEIHTHTNDNGVMRMREIESITVPAGGNVSLQPGGLHLMLFNLQLPLNAPLALELCFADGECQTVTADIRGMEGPGMGPGKGGHHRGH, encoded by the coding sequence ATGCGTAGTTTGGCCCTTGTATTAGCAACCCTGTTATCCGCCCCGCTATGGGCAGAACCGGTTGAGGTGAATGGTGCCTGGGTACGGGAACCCATTCCCGGCCGCGCCATGAGTGCGGCCTTTATGCAACTGAGCAACCCGGGCAGTGCCGACAAAGTACTGGTATCGGCCAGGGCCGAATGGGCCGGCAATATTGAAATTCACACCCATACCAACGACAACGGCGTGATGCGGATGCGTGAAATTGAATCCATCACCGTACCCGCCGGCGGCAATGTCAGCCTGCAACCGGGTGGCCTGCACCTGATGCTGTTTAACCTGCAACTGCCTCTGAACGCACCGCTGGCACTGGAGTTATGCTTTGCCGATGGCGAATGTCAGACGGTAACAGCCGATATCCGTGGTATGGAAGGGCCGGGCATGGGCCCAGGTAAAGGCGGGCATCATCGGGGGCATTGA